A region from the Cannabis sativa cultivar Pink pepper isolate KNU-18-1 chromosome 9, ASM2916894v1, whole genome shotgun sequence genome encodes:
- the LOC115723727 gene encoding uncharacterized protein LOC115723727 has protein sequence MTQSKTFHPALALSNIRNHIHIILEMENVQYSTWAELFKVHARSNKVLHHIDKEKATVEEDDVDMWATLDATLLSWIYATISIDLLHTILEPDATAMAPVSESRLVLQLVSGLSAPYRGVGTKIRQSDPLPSFYQARSMLTLEESGLAKEATMESNSAMVITPNEDDGSSFVPSHSGQGRVPQNSGRK, from the exons ATGACTCAATCTAAAACTTTTCATCCAGCTCTTGCTCTCTCCAACATTAGGAATCATATTCATATTATTCTCGAGATGGAAAACGTGCAATACTCAACATGGGCGGAGTTGTTCAAGGTTCATGCACGTTCAAACAAGGTTCTCCATCACATAGACAAAGAGAAGGCCACGGTTGAGGAGGACGATGTTGACATGTGGGCTACTCTTGATGCCACACTCTTGTCGTGGATTTACGCCACGATATCTATTGATCTTTTACACACCATCCTTGAACCCGATGCTACGGCAAT GGCTCCAGTATCTGAGAGTCGTTTGGTCCTTCAACTTGTCTCTGGTCTCTCTGCTCCGTACCGTGGTGTGGGTACAAAGATCCGACAAAGTGATCCCCTCCCTTCTTTTTATCAAGCCCGGTCCATGCTTACTCTTGAGGAATCGGGCTTAGCTAAGGAGGCAACTATGGAGTCTAATTCTGCCATGGTCATTACTCCGAATGAGGATGATGGCTCCTCTTTTGTTCCTTCTCATTCGGGACAGGGGAGAGTGCCACAAAATTCTGGCCGAAAATAG
- the LOC115695314 gene encoding uncharacterized protein LOC115695314 — protein MDPMTIILFYNGTWVDKTTYNDYEVAGILIPIKCSYNVLAQEIYETLSIDRNKYGITVKFQIKEGIPPITIKDDNGRKFYHQIRKKNDDETRYPLMVNTFESSASPECLASNNYLEIGETSMQCTEQLPTRTEYAQLVADYAYDHAQQALQTSSEINQVITNPQIDRIHVGQVFSNKQTLKNAISLYSIRQNQPFKVKRSSTLDYKIVCVDENCKWSFLASKHGKTEMFKVRKIKYDHTCSLDITSGNHPQATSNLVGHVIKNKFVNPKRNYTPNEIVDDIADDYSVSISYQKAWRAREKAMVDARRCPQESYGEIPSILYMMQISNPGTITDLVTDEDGKFKYLYFAIGASIKGWQHCTPIIVTDGTFLTNQYGGTLLTANAQNANRHIFPLAFAIVDSENDNSWNWFMQKIKETYGEREGQCIISDRHESIYKATKSNFPLLMHGVCCYHLLKNLKMKFKKGGDELKHAFDGASKAYTIEEFEKCMQDLDNIDARIRDFLANEAGYEKWTRLYNMNKIYKIMTSNIAESVNATLKLVRELPGATLLECLHSLVQRWYWENKNRALKTDTTLANIPEKALKKQREMGLKYKVETANLLVYKVHDYTSSYIVNLENKTCTCQKFDYDEMPCSHAMAVLAKRNFSCYKYCSYYYTKEAFMSTYEDSILPLGEATSWNIPEDVKNITVHPPKYKRPAGRPKKDRYKGAMDTKTKVKCGKCNQKGHNRRSCKNEAILNPLKRRKLL, from the exons ATGGACCCCATGACAATCATCCTTTTCTACAATGGAACATGGGTAGACAAAACAACATACAATGATTATGAAGTGGCAGGTATACTAATCCCAATAAAATGTTCCTATAATGTTCTTGCACAGGAGATCTATGAAACCTTATCAATAGACAGAAACAAGTATGGAATTACAgtgaaatttcaaattaaagaaGGGATACCACCTATAACCATCAAAGATGACAATGGTCGCAAGTTCTACCATCAAATAAggaagaaaaatgatgatgaaacaaGATACCCTTTGATGGTAAACACATTTGAATCATCAGCATCACCTGAATGTCTTGCCAGCAACAATTATTTAGAAATTGGAGAAACAAGTATGCAGTGTACTGAACAGTTACCAACAAGAACAGAATATGCACAATTGGTAGCAGATTATGCTTATGATCATGCACAACAAGCACTGCAAACAAGTTCAGAGATAAACCAAGTAATTACAAATCCTCAAATTGACAGAATACATGTTGGCCAAGTCTTTTCAAACAAGCAAACACTGAAGAATgcaatcagcctatactcaattaGACAAAACCAGCCATTCAAGGTGAAGAGATCATCAACTCTTGACTATAAAATCGTTTGTGTTGATGAAAATTGCAAGTGGAGTTTCCTAGCTTCAAAACATGGAAAAACAGAAATGTTCAAAGTTAGGAAGATAAAATATGACCATACATGTTCGTTAGATATCACCTCCGGAAACCATCCTCAAGCCACAAGCAACCTAGTTGGGCATGTGATAAAAAACAAATTTGTCAACCCAAAAAGAAACTACACTCCAAATGAAATTGTAGACGACATTGCAGATGACTATAGTGTCTCAATATCCTACCAAAAAGCCTGGAGAGCAAGAGAAAAAGCTATGGTGGATGCTAGACGCTGCCCACAAGAATCGTATGGCGAAATACCATCCATATTATACATGATGCAAATATCCAATCCAG GGACAATCACAGATCTTGTTACTGATGAAGATGGTAAATTCAAGTATCTATACTTCGCTATAGGAGCTTCAATCAAAGGTTGGCAACATTGCACCCCAATAATAGTCACAGATGGTACATTCTTGACAAACCAATATGGAGGTACTCTATTGACTGCAAATGCACAAAATGCAAATCGGCATATATTTCCACTTGCATTCGCAATAGTGGATTCTGAAAATGACAACTCCTGGAATTGGTTCatgcaaaaaataaaagaaacataTGGAGAAAGAGAAGGACAATGCATAATCTCGGATAGGCATGAGAGTATATACAAAGCAACAAAGTCAAACTTCCCACTCCTAATGCATGGGGTATGTTGCTATCACTTgctcaaaaatctaaaaatgaaattcaaaaaaggAGGAGATGAGCTCAAACATGCATTTGATGGAGCTTCGAAAGCTTACACTATAGAAGAATTTGAGAAATGCATGCAAGATTTGGACAATATTGATGCAAGAATAAGAGATTTCTTAGCCAATGAAGCTGGATATGAGAAATGGACAAGGCTATACAACatgaataaaatatacaaaataatgaCATCAAACATAGCAGAGTCAGTGAATGCAACCCTCAAATTAGTAAGAGAGTTACCAGGTGCAACATTACTAGAATGTCTACACTCCTTGGTACAAAGATGGTATTGGGAAAACAAAAATAGAGCCTTGAAAACGGACACTACTTTGGCAAATATTCCAGAAAAGGCTCTCAAGAAACAAAGAGAAATGGGCTTAAAATACAAG GTTGAGACAGCTAACCTTCTTGTATACAAAGTGCACGATTATACAAGCTCCTACATAGTAAATCTGGAAAACAAAACATGCACGTGTCAGAAGTTTGACTATGACGAAATGCCTTGCTCGCATGCAATGGCTGTACTAGCCAAAAGAAACTTCTCTTGCTACAAATACTGCTCCTACTACTACACTAAAGAAGCTTTCATGTCAACATATGAGGATAGCATACTTCCATTAGGTGAAGCAACATCATGGAATATACCAGAGGATGTGAAGAATATCACAGTACATCCACCAAAATATAAAAGACCAGCTGGGAGGCCAAAGAAAGATAGATATAAAGGAGCAATGGACACAAAAACAAAAGTCAAGTGTGGGAAATGCAACCAAAAAGGACATAATCGACGGTCTTGCAAAAATGAAGCAATTCTAAATCCACTGAAGAGAAGAAAGTTACTTTAG
- the LOC115694732 gene encoding uncharacterized protein LOC115694732: protein MGFLSSQPDANADKEKRKKQDEDDHAKFKDLNKKSKDDEDDGDDQGMGGDAVSSIVKEVIKGINEGDDKSKKGGSVTKDDVGGEARKNMVDSSAIDVVVAGVIGSPNLFDSQGTEDSITLSAMEIINEKIETIEGSLKKEKNLEANSYEFAKRVPNIGSALRSPFTSDFGSIGSSSKPKGEQSKLLAFSSVALDRIDDLQSKLFEQWFKVGFNDRNKIKKFKERDRKLKVPLDFAIMKIDDKMWFYDLLTPGRNLSCSHLDVCFYYLRKEIKYNESVNSFVNTTDCFFAAQIFEMYNEFVKNDCDIESVKKDSKASAYVAGFGMYCSRKWIELDNVLMPINLIDLAHWIMCIFDIRLRCLKVCNSMRFGRYKNSEKLVRAFAVMLPILLSHVNFYDQRKDIDKSTGYFQGKSETDPLEIVIVQDLPQQEQCDCGVFVIKYAEYFIHGLIDKIPKELDIPFVRKKLCVELFVHAKKKEVSGYESPSEYPGRMEKDGKKKK, encoded by the exons ATGGGTTTTCTTTCATCTCAGCCCGATGCTAATGCTGATAAAGAGAAGAGGAAAAAACAAGATGAAGATGATCATGCTAAGTTTAAAGATTTAAATAAGAAATCaaaagatgatgaagatgatggtGATGACCAG gGTATGGGTGGTGATGCTGTTTCTTCTATTGTCAAGGAAGTTATAAAGGGAATTAATGAGGGTGATGACAAATCTAAAAAAGGTGGATCAGTTACCAAGGATGATGTTGGTGGTGAAGCAAGAAAAAATATGGTTGATTCATCTGCAATTGATGTTGTTGTGGCTGGTGTCATTGGGTCTCCTAACTTGTTTGATAGTCAAGGTACAGAAGATAGTATTACTTTGTCAGCCATGGAgatcattaatgaaaaaattgaaaccaTTGAAGGAAGCCTGAAAAAG GAAAAGAATTTAGAAGCTAATTCTTATGAGTTTGCAAAGAGGGTTCCCAATATTGGATCTGCATTGAGGAGTCCATTTACATCTGATTTTGGTTCTATTGGGAGTAGTAGTAAACCAAAGGGAGAACAATCTAAGTTGCTTGCTTTTTCTTCAGTTGCACTTGACCGTATTGATGATCTTCAGTCTAAACTTTTTGAGCAGTGGTTTAAGGTCGGTTTCAATGATAGGAACAAGATTAAAAAGTTTAAAGAACGTGATAGGAAATTGAAAGTCCCGTTGGATTTTGCAATTATGAAGATTGATGATAAGATGTGGTTTTATGATTTGCTGACTCCTGGAAGAAATTTGTCATGCTCG CATTTGGATGTTTGTTTTTACTACTTGAGAAAGGAGATAAAGTACAATGAGAGTGTAAACTCTTTTGTTAATACCACTGATTGTTTCTTTGCTGCCCAGATTTTTGAGATGTATAATGAGTTTGTTAAGAATGATTGTGACATTGAATCTGTTAAGAAGGACAGCAAAGCTTCTGCATACGTAGCTGGTTTTGGTATGTATTGCAGTAGAAAATGGATTGAATTAGATAATGTCTTAATGCCTATTAATCTGATTGATTTGGCTCACTGGATTATGTGCATTTTTGACATACGTTTGAGATGTCTTAAAGTGTGCAATTCTATGAGATTTGGGAGGTACAAGAACTCAGAAAAATTGGTTCGTGCTTTTGCTGTCATGTTGCCTATTTTGTTGTCACATGTAAATTTTTATGATCAAAGGAAAGATATTGATAAGAGCACAGGATATTTTCAAGGAAAGAGTGAGACAGACCCTTTGGAAATTGTTATCGTTCAAGATTTGCCTCAACAAGAGCAGtg TGACTGTGGTGTTTTTGTTATAAAGTACGCTGAGTATTTTATTCATGGATTGATTGACAAGATTCCGAAGGAGTTGGACATTCCTTTTGTTCGAAAGAAGCTGTGTGTTGAGCTCTTTGTTCATGCTAAGAAGAAGGAAGTGAGTGGTTATGAATCACCTTCAGAGTATCCTGGCAGGATGGAAAAGGatggaaagaaaaagaagtag
- the LOC115718044 gene encoding uncharacterized protein LOC115718044, whose amino-acid sequence MLNLSGLEFIEKEDSDVDVDRVGAIGLQSSILNELRRDVKKVIQKQLHFDGSFEGFTSDIKCRFKELELNMISHIDSKIDESLQFYLDLKFNDLKEKFDDLKASQSVVDIRDDSGGDSDDESGLKDGVNVDLAVKDDLVMKEVDDVDLVTENVKDYSIDPVLNLAESGGVLVNEGDTVVEGEGLQNVGDGGLVKEGHLCFLDITVYR is encoded by the exons ATGCTTAATCTATCTGGTCTTGAGTTTATTGAGAAGGAAGATTCAGATGTTGATGTTGATCGAGTTGGTGCGATTGGTTTAcaatcttctattttaaatgagTTAAGGAGGGACGTTAAAAAAGTAATTCAAAAGCAATTACATTTTGATGGGTCTTTTGAGGGTTTTACATCAGATATTAAGTGTAGATTCAAGGAGTTGGAACTCAATATGATTTCCCACATAGATTCTAAGATTGATGAAAGTTTGCAATTTTACTTGGATTTGAAATTTAATGACTTGAAAGAAAAGTTTGATGATTTAAAAGCTTCTCAGAGTGTCGTGGATATCCGTGATGATAGTGGTGGTGATAGTGATGAT GAATCTGGTTTGAAAGATGGTGTTAATGTTGATTTGGCAGTGAAGGAT GATCTAGTTATGAAAGAGGTTGATGATGTAGATTTGGTTACTGAAAATGTTAAAGATTATTCTATT GATCCTGTTTTAAATCTTGCTGAAAGTGGTGGTGTGTTGGTTAATGAGGGAGACACTGTTGTAGAG GGTGAAGGTTTACAAAATGTTGGAGATGGTGGTTTGGTAAAAGAAGGACACCTTTGCTTTCTTG ATATTACTGTTTACAGGTAA